One genomic region from Lacerta agilis isolate rLacAgi1 chromosome 13, rLacAgi1.pri, whole genome shotgun sequence encodes:
- the SLC29A4 gene encoding LOW QUALITY PROTEIN: equilibrative nucleoside transporter 4 (The sequence of the model RefSeq protein was modified relative to this genomic sequence to represent the inferred CDS: substituted 1 base at 1 genomic stop codon), whose amino-acid sequence MGSVGGERFKDLSPVVTPEGNVVMSFSFDSYQLEEEELQAKGCQAKGVLTFMEPVCEDPAPQDRYHGIYFAMLLAGVGFLLPYNSFITDVDYLHHKYPGTSIVFDMSLTYILVALAAVILNNALVEMLSLHTRIAVGYLFALGPLLFVSICDVWLDLFTQAQAYAINLIAVGVVAFGCTVQQSSFYGYTGMLPKRYTQGVMTGESTAGVIISLSRIFTKLLLSDEKENTIIFFFISITLELICFVLHLLVKRTHFVKYYTAHSRDRGPPESRGAGGHGSGYRVHHDVTAEDIRFENRPGGQEASPPEAFGQEGELAGGGGTYVRFDVPRAKFQRSWPSFRDMMLHXYIVSRVIWAYMLSIAMTYFITLCLFPGLESEIRNCTLGEWLPILIMAIFNLSDFVGKILAALPYDWRGTHLLIYSCLRVVFIPLFIMCVYPSGKPTFGHPAWPCIFSLLMGITNGYFGSVPMILAAGKVSPEQRELAGNTMTVSYMSGLTLGSAVAYFAYSLTSLSHSTCFRTETYNSSITPGY is encoded by the exons ATGGGTTCCGTGGGGGGCGAGCGCTTCAAGGACCTCAGCCCCGTGGTGACGCCCGAGGGGAACGTGGTGATGAGCTTCAGCTTCGACAGCTaccagctggaggaagaggagcttCAGGCCAAAGGCTGCCAGGCCAAAGGGGTCCTCACCTTCATGGAGCCAG TCTGCGAAGACCCTGCGCCCCAGGATCGCTACCATGGGATCTACTTTGCCATGCTGCTAGCAGGGGTCGGTTTCCTCTTGCCTTACAATAGCTTTATCACAGATGTGGACTATCTCCATCACAAATACCCAG GGACCTCGATCGTGTTTGATATGAGCCTTACGTACATCTTGGTGGCCTTGGCAGCCGTCATCCTCAACAACGCACTGGTGGAAATGTTGAGCCTCCACACCAGGATCGCGGTGG GATACCTGTTTGCCTTGGGGCCCCTCCTCTTTGTCAGTATCTGTGACGTCTGGCTGGACCTCTTCACCCAGGCACAAGCTTACGCCATCAACCTCATTGCCGTGGGCGTGGTGGCCTTTGGTTGCACAG tGCAGCAATCCAGTTTTTATGGCTACACCGGGATGTTACCGAAGCGCTACACCCAGGGGGTGATGACCGGCGAGA GCACCGCCGGGGTCATCATTTCGCTGAGCCGCATCTTCACCAAACTCCTCCTGTCGGACGAGAAGGAGAAcaccatcatcttcttcttcatctccatCACCCTCGAGCTCATCTGCTTCGTCCTCCACCTCCTGGTGAAGAGGACGCACTTTGTGAAGTACTACACCGCCCACTCTCGGGACAGGGGGCCCCCCGAGTCCAGGGGAGCTGGGGGCCACGGCTCTGGGTACAGGGTCCACCATGACGTCACAGCCGAAGACATCCGATTT GAGAACCGGCCAGGGGGGCAAGAGGCCTCCCCCCCAGAAGCCTTCGGGCAGGAGGGGGAGCTGGCTGGCGGCGGAGGCACCTACGTGAGATTTGACGTCCCTCGGGCCAAATTCCAGAGGAGCTGGCCGAGCTTCAGAG ACATGATGCTCCACTGATACATCGTCTCGAGAGTCATCTGGGCATACATGCTCTCCATCGCGATGACGTACTTCATCACGCTGTGCCTCTTCCCCGGACTGGAGTCGGAAATCCGCAACTGCACCCTCGGCGAGTGGCTTCCCATTCTCATCATGGCCATCTTCAACCTCTCGGACTTTGTGGGCAAG ATCCTGGCTGCCTTGCCCTACGACTGGAGAGGCACCCACCTCCTCATCTATTCCTGCCTGAGGGTCGTCTTCATCCCGCTCTTCATCATGTGCGTCTACCCCAGCGGGAAGCCCACCTTCGGCCACCCGGCCTGGCCCTGCATCTTCTCCCTCCTCATGGGCATCACCAACGGCTACTTTGGGAGCGTGCCCATGATCCTGGCAGCGGGCAAAGTGAGCCCCGAGCAGCGGGAGCTGGCAG